Within Vicia villosa cultivar HV-30 ecotype Madison, WI linkage group LG1, Vvil1.0, whole genome shotgun sequence, the genomic segment GTCATAGCATCTATACCAATTTCTTCGGATATGGAGGTTGTTAAGGAAACTCCTGCTGGAGAGTTGCAGTGAGGATGGTTGTTACTTCTAAATAATCATAGGTTATGATGAATACACAAAAAAGCATACTTGTATGGAATTTCTGTGGCGCGGCTAACAAGAATTTTTATCACTATTGCAATGAATATGTTGTTAAATGGAGACCCTTGTTACTGGTAATCATGGAAACCCGGTGTCAGCCTGAGAGGTTAAATAAATCCTTCAAGTTGATGGGGTATGATAGTTTCGTTGCGTCGGATAATGTGGGATATGAGGGTGGTATAGTTATTGGCTTGCGGTCAAATTTCATTGATGTTCAGCTAGTAGAATAGTCTATGCAGTATGCGCATCTACAAGTATACTACACTAGCAATGCTAAGTGGTACTTTACTGGAGTATATGCCAGCACAACAAAGGCAAATCGAAGCATTCTTTGGGAGAATTTAAGAGCTATAGCGCGCCATATGTCGGAGGCCTGGTTTGTGGCAAGAGATTTTAACGACATTATATGCGCAGACGAGAAGAGAAGTGGGGCACTCGTGAGCCTCAATAGATGTGGCAAATTTTGGGAACGAGTCAATGGCTGTCAACTAATGGATGCAGGGTTTGTGGGTGCTAAATATACCTGGAGAGGGCCTGTGTATCATGGAGGACAAATGATTTGGGAAAGGTTTGATAGAGCCCTTATAAATGACAACTGAAGACTTGTGTTTCCCGACGGTTACGTTAAGGTACTGGCGCGAGTGAGTTTTTCGGATCATCACCCGTTGTTGGTATCTCCCTTCGATGGTTCTCATGTTCGTGCTCCAAAGATTTTTAAGTTTGAGAGTGCGTGGCTACTCGAGGATACTACTATACTATGTTAAGAAGCAAATGGGAACCAGGAACTACTATTTGGCAGAATCTCCATACAATGCCAAATAGAGTTGGTAGCGCGTCTGAGGGTATTCAGAAATGCATTCAGACTGGAACTAGCCATCGAGGTCTCGTTGCACTTGAGTTTCGGCTACAGAGTGAGTTAGATGGAATACTGCAGAAGGAGGAATTTATGTGGCATCAGCGTTCCCGAGCGAAGTGGTTGCGTGATGGTGATAGGAATACTCGGTATTACCATATCAAAGCGGTTACGCGACGTCGACTGAACAATGTATTAATGCTGCAGACTGATAATGGTGAGTGGATTGATGACGCTGGTTTTCTCAATAATATGGCGACAATGTTCTACAAAAATTTGTTCTCGTTAGATCAGAGCCCGGATACAAGAATTGACACAAGAGTGAACTTTCCCATGTTAGGGCCTGATGTAGTGGATAGGTTGAATTTTCCTATTGAAGATGACGAAGATAGGAAAGTGGTTTTTAATATGCATCTATGGAAAGCGCTGGGGCCAGATGGACTTCCCACTGATTTTTATCAAAAATCATGGGATATAGTTAAGGTTAACGTGTGTGGCTTTGTTAAAAATGTATGGAGGAATCCTAGTCTGCTAAAAGAAGTGAATCAAACGGATATATGCCTTATTCCAAAAGTCTCGCATCCGAAGCTTATTAGCCAGTTCAGGCCAATATCTCTGTGCAACTTTATTTACAAGGTGGTCACGAAGGTGATAGTTGACAGATTGAAAGATTGTATGCTGTTACTCATATCCCCTTACCAAACGGGATTTGTACCGGGACAGAACAAACACAAGAATATTATTATTGCGCAGGAAATGATCCATACTATGATGAAAGTGAAGGGTCATAACAGTTACTTTGTAGTTAAAGTGGATCTTTCAAAAGCGCGTGATAAATTAAACTGGAATTTTATCGAGCAGGTGcttgttgaagttggtatttCGGGGCGTATGTTGAACGTGATCCTGCATGCAATATCAACTGTGGAAACAAATGTGAAATGGAATGGTGCTGGAGGAGAGTTCTTTTGTCCACAGAGAGGTATCAGGCAGGGTGATCTGATATCGCCGTATTTGTTCGTGTTGTGCATGGACAAGCTCTCTCACCTTATCAGTCAAGAAGTGAATGAAGGTAGATGGAAAACTGTTAGGGCTGGTAGAAACGGTCAGGTTATCTCTCATCTGATGTTTGCGGATGACCTCTTGTTGTTTGGCGAAGTGATTGAGCCTCAGATCCGGTGTATTATGCGCACCCTGGAGGTTTTCTGCAAAGCTTCGGGCCAGCAAATGAGTAATGAGGAGACTAGTATATTGTTCTCGCCTAACTCGAGTAGAAGAAGTAAAGAGGATATCCTCCGCATTTCTGGATTTCGTGAGACCACTGCCCTTGGAAAGTACCTTGGAGTGCCTTTCACCGGTAAAGCTCCCAGGAGGAAAGATGTTGAATTCGTCAATGACCAAGTAAAGGCTAAGCTTGCGAAGTGGAAGGCAAAGCAACTTTCTTTAGCAGGGAGAATCACGTTGGCTAAGAGTGTATTGGAGGCCATACCAATTTACCCTATGATGACGTCTATAATTCCTAAAACTAGTGTAGAGGAAATTCATAAGATTCAGCGACAGTTTATATGGGGAGATACAGAGATTCGACGAAAGTATCATGCAGTGGGTTGGGAGATGATCACTCAACCAAAAAGTCTTGGTGGTTTGGGGCTTCTACGGCTGCATGTAATAAATAAGGCTTGTATTTTGAAGCTAGTTAGTCGACTGCATTCTACTTCACAGGATTTGTGGTGTCAAGTGCTTCGTGGCAAATACCAACAAGACAACGGCAGTAATCATATGGACGTGCGTCCTACAGATTCCCACTTATGGAGAAGTATTGTCAAGTTATGGCCTTTATTGGAAGATTACACGAAATTGCTAGTTAGAGATGTGAGAACCATTTAGTTGTGTCATGATGCGTGGATTGACGCAGGTGTTCGGCTGGCTGAGATATCAGCGGATATACCAGCAAATTGCAAAAATGCAAAGTTGGTCGATGTTGCTCTTGATGGGAACTGGAATTGGAGTATGCTCCAGTGGCTTCTTGCAGAAGTATTAGGCATTATTGGTGCCATCCTGCCTCCACATGACAATTACGGGGTCGATGAGAGGGTAGGCTGGGAGACAGATCCGAAGCAGGCCTCGGTTGCTAACATGTATCATAGGCTGTGCTATTTTCTGCAGCAGGGGGAGGACACGAATTGGAAACGAATATGGACGCTAAAAGTCCCGGAGCGGGTTCGGGTATTTGTTTGGCAGGTTAAGCATAATCGACTGCTAACTAATGTTCGGAAGCACCGTATGGGACTTGGAATACGCAATTGAGACTACTGCTATGGCTTCCCGGAAACGGAGCTTCACGTGCTGCGAGATTGTAAATTGGCATATCAGATGTGGAGCAGTATTGTGTCGAATACCAAACGGTCTAGCTTTTTCACGTGTAACCTGACGTCATGGATCAACACGAATTTATGCAATAAACGGAATTGTGGTTGGCCGAAAGATTGGGACAAACTTTGGGCGAATGCTTGTCATATGTTGTGGATGTGGAGGAATAAAGAGAAGTTTAATGAAGGTTTTGTTCGGCCGCATAATCGGGTGGAGAGACTGCGGAGAGTGATTGGTTGTTATGCGGCATCTGATGGAATCATGAGAGATTGTTGTATGGGAAGAGAAATTACTAAGCAAATTCACTTTGTCCCTCCTAGAACCGGGTGGATTTGCATAAATATCGATGAAGCGTGCATAAATGGTATTATTAGTTGCGACGGTGTGATTCGAGGGGATGTCGGTGAATGGATTGGtggatttttgaaatttattaggAGAGGGGACCCTTACCTGGATGAGCTATGGGGTCTCTACGAAGGGATGCAGCTTGCTAGGAGTATGCACTTTAGTAAGGTTGAGTTGAGGGTGGATTCTTTGGTAGTGGCTCAAGATGTTAAAGAAAGGAGGAATATCCGTCGAGGAAGGAATAACCTCATGCCCCAGATAATGACTATGTGGGATCTAGACTGGGAGTTAGAAATCGTCCATGTTCATAGGGAAGCAAATCAATTGGCTGACGCACTAGCAAAACATAGTTTTCCTCGAAGGAAAAGTATAGCATTTTTGCGGATTGTCCTATTAATTTTGAGTATATTCGTAGAGCCGATGAGAACAGCATTAGTGTTTCTAGAGTTATCGGTTTGTAGTTTTTTTCTCCCGGGCGTTTAGCCCTCtctctaataaataaataaaaaatcggtAATTTaaccaaacactttaattagcttatgagtcatcagccatcaactataaactataaatcatcaatcataaactataaactataaactaattTATCACTCAACCATTAATTTTACCGAACAGACCCTAAAATTAACAcatctaattatttttttaagaatcGCACATTGTTCAAATAGATTCTCTTTAactaaaaaaatttgaattttaaaaaaaataaataaaacaaacttgtATGAATTTAATTCAAGAACGCTCGCTCCCAAATCAGAAGCACACATACTCGTTAACCCGCTCTCTCACAAAATCTGTGTTCTCGGATACCCAAAACTCGTTCGCTCGTATTTTCGCCAAGAAAGATGGATGGCTCAACTTCAAACTTCGACTCTGATATCACTCACAATATGCACATAATCGATGTTGCCACTGATTCTCTATCTGAATCCTTCCAATCCCTCAAGTCCAAATCGcaacaaacttctcaaaatcaagGTCTGGTCTTTATTCTTTACTTCTCTTCCATTCACTCACATTGTTTAGGGTTTCTACTTCAACTTTCACTTTATCTTAGGGTTTTCATTTCTACTCTCTTGTTTTGTCCTTTCAGTTCAACTACAAAATGTTAAATCCAAACTGAAGGAAGTGGAGGATGAATTGGTTGAAGTACTTGCAGGTCACTTCAACTTTACTGTTTTTCGTTTTAGGTTTTTTGTGTTTAGCTTTCATGTGTTTCAAATGATGGAAAATTTGTGTCCTATTGTTTTTGATGTGTAGAAAAGACACGCAAAGAGGCTAAAAGGATGGCTTTGATGAATGCTATTGCGTCTGCGAAGGCCAGAGTTGGAAACCTAAACACAAGTATAGAAGAAGTTCGAGCCAGGAAGCAAGAGTTTACCGAGTTTCTATCTCAACAGTCTCTCGGTAATTACTCGAATGTTCTTCATTAATTGTTTTTCACAGAACATGAATTGGAACTATGTTTTTTTTGTCTTTACCCTATTATATGTTCTGTTTGAGTTGTTGCATTAGGAAAGATGTATTGTACTATTATAAGTGTTATCCACTCACCTTCCCTCTCTTCTCTTTTCATTCATGCGAAGATTTGGCAGCATCTGAGGAGAAGTTAAATGAGAGCATTGAGCATACAAATGAAACACGGGAAGCCATCTCTTGGTATAACAGAGTACTTGGTTTTCATGTCAAAGGGGGACGTGGTAATTCGCAAATAAGTTTTTGCTAAggtttctttttgttctttttcaTGATTGATATCCTTATTAGTTCTTTTCTTCAGGGGTGAAGTTCACGTTCAAGAATATAAATTTGAAGAATCCGAATGAAGAGTACACTTTTATCGTCTTGCATGATAAAAATACTTACACATGTAAGCATCAAACATATGTGATTTTGTATGCAATTTTCAGAGTTTGCTGATACACCTCTTGAAACCTAAGGATGTCTTTTATCTTTCAGTGTTAAGTTGTGAACCTCACGTCAATGGTATTGAAGAGTTGGTCGATGAATTAAACAAGACAAATGGTCTGTTTAAGTTTGTAAAAGCAATGCggaaaaagtttcaagaaacatTGGTGCAAGGTATGAATTATTCAATCTTGGTTCTAGAATGGATAACTTGGTTTGTTTTGGAAACTGGATAAATACGATGCATATAATGAATGTAActttctttaattgctattaaaCAGGGAGCTTAGTTCTAACAACAGTTGAGCCTGGTGAATCTGCCTTTATCTCTTCATCTGCTCCTGGTACATCCATTAGAGGTGATTCTACAACCACAGAAAATGAGCATCAAGTGGAACTCTCAGATGGTAGTGcacaattaaagaaaaaaaacagtcGCAGAAGGAAAAGTGTAGCA encodes:
- the LOC131644704 gene encoding uncharacterized protein LOC131644704, translated to MLRSKWEPGTTIWQNLHTMPNRVGSASEGIQKCIQTGTSHRGLVALEFRLQSELDGILQKEEFMWHQRSRAKWLRDGDRNTRYYHIKAVTRRRLNNVLMLQTDNGEWIDDAGFLNNMATMFYKNLFSLDQSPDTRIDTRVNFPMLGPDVVDRLNFPIEDDEDRKVVFNMHLWKALGPDGLPTDFYQKSWDIVKVNVCGFVKNVWRNPSLLKEVNQTDICLIPKVSHPKLISQFRPISLCNFIYKVVTKVIVDRLKDCMLLLISPYQTGFVPGQNKHKNIIIAQEMIHTMMKVKGHNSYFVVKVDLSKARDKLNWNFIEQVLVEVGISGRMLNVILHAISTVETNVKWNGAGGEFFCPQRGIRQGDLISPYLFVLCMDKLSHLISQEVNEGRWKTVRAGRNGQVISHLMFADDLLLFGEVIEPQIRCIMRTLEVFCKASGQQMSNEETSILFSPNSSRRSKEDILRISGFRETTALGKYLGVPFTGKAPRRKDVEFVNDQVKAKLAKWKAKQLSLAGRITLAKSVLEAIPIYPMMTSIIPKTSVEEIHKIQRQFIWGDTEIRRKYHAVGWEMITQPKSLGGLGLLRLHVINKACILKLVSRLHSTSQDLWCQVLRGKYQQDNGSNHMDVRPTDSHLWRSVRLAEISADIPANCKNAKLVDVALDGNWNWSMLQWLLAEVLGIIGAILPPHDNYGVDERVGWETDPKQASVANMYHRLCYFLQQGEDTNWKRIWTLKVPERVRMWSSIVSNTKRSSFFTCNLTSWINTNLCNKRNCGWPKDWDKLWANACHMLWMWRNKEKFNEGFVRPHNRVERLRRVIGCYAASDGIMRDCCMGREITKQIHFVPPRTGWICINIDEACINGIISCDGVIRGDVGEWIGGFLKFIRRGDPYLDELWGLYEGMQLARSMHFSKVELRVDSLVVAQDVKERRNIRRGRNNLMPQIMTMWDLDWELEIVHVHREANQLADALAKHSFPRRKSIAFLRIVLLILSIFVEPMRTALVFLELSVCSFFLPGV
- the LOC131608441 gene encoding kinetochore protein SPC25 homolog, with translation MDGSTSNFDSDITHNMHIIDVATDSLSESFQSLKSKSQQTSQNQVQLQNVKSKLKEVEDELVEVLAEKTRKEAKRMALMNAIASAKARVGNLNTSIEEVRARKQEFTEFLSQQSLDLAASEEKLNESIEHTNETREAISWYNRVLGFHVKGGRGVKFTFKNINLKNPNEEYTFIVLHDKNTYTLLSCEPHVNGIEELVDELNKTNGLFKFVKAMRKKFQETLVQGSLVLTTVEPGESAFISSSAPGTSIRGDSTTTENEHQVELSDGSAQLKKKNSRRRKSVALLSPVSASSVRKSPRFKARK